In the Helicobacter cetorum MIT 99-5656 genome, TAGGAATCACTATTTCTAATGAGCAATACAAACAAGCTAATAAGCGGGTTCAAGAGCTAGGTTTAGAAGATAAAGTAACGATAAAGTTGATGAATTACCAAGATTTAGATGGCAGAATATATCGCTTTGATAAAGTGGTGAGTGTGGGTATGTTTGAGCATGTAGGCAAGGATAACCTACCCTTTTATTTCAAAAAGGTTAAGGAAGTTTTAAAAACCGGTGGCATGTTTTTGCTCCACTCCATTTTATGCTGTTTTGAAGGCAAGACTAACGCATGGGTGGATAAATACATCTTTCCGGGCGGCTATTTACCTTCTTTAAGAGAAGTGATGAGTGTGATGAGTGAATGCGATTTTCATTTGCTTATGGCTGAAAGTTTGCGGATTCATTATGCTAAGACCTTAGATATTTGGCAAGAAAATTTTATCCACCATTTAGACAAGGTCAAAAAACTCGGCTATGATGAACGCTTTATCCGCATGTGGGATTTGTATTTAAGAACTTGTGCATCAGCGTTTAGGGTAGGAAGCGTGGATTTATTCCAACTGCTATTAACTAACAGCGTGGATAACACCTTGCCTTTAACCAAAGAATACATCTATCAATAAGCCTTAGACCCCTTTTTTTAGGGTCATCTCTGGCAAACTCTCCACATACAAACTCTGCGAAGGAAAAGCAAAGCTTAAGTGGTGCTTTTCTACAATCTCCATAATTTTTAACATCACATCTTCTTTGACTTCTAGCCACTCCCCCCAAACAACCGTTTTAGAAAAGCAATACACTAAAATATTGATAGAGCTATCAGCAAACTGGTCTAAAAAGACAAACAAAGTGCTTTTATACCCCAAAAAGTCATTGATAGACACAATATCTTTTTTAAACATGTAGCGATAATCGCTCACATTCTGTAAATTGCTATCTTTAGCGTTAGCGATTTTTGGGTGGTTTTCTAGCATTTCTCTAATATCTTTCACGCAAAGCTGCAAGGCACTTTGGCTAGAATTATAGGCTAAGCCTATTTGCATTTTAATACGCCTTCCTACTTTACGCCGACTCCAATTTCTAATAGATTTTCCGGCTAATTCAGAATTTGGCACAAACAAAAGAGCGTTATCAAAAGCTCTAATCGTAGTGCGTCTTAGCCCCATTTCTACCACCGTGCCTTCCACTTCGCCACACACAATCCAATCCCCTTGAGAAAACGAATTGTCTAAGAGTAAAATGACAGAAGCAAAAAAATTCGCTAAAACATCTTTAACCGCTAAAGCCACCGCTAAGCCACCAATTCCTAAAGACGCAATAATGGCTGAAATATTAAAGCCAAGCTGTTTTAAAATCGCTAAAAGTGCGGCAATAAAAATCAAAAAATACACAATTTTTAAAATCAAGTTGATGACTTCTTTTCTAAAATTATGCGTGCTTTTTGTAGCAATATTTGTAACTAACGCTGTCCCATACCCCTTAAAAAGCGCTATCACTAGCCATGCAAGCAGACTGATATACACCACACCCACCCACATAGAAATCTTATGTGGCGATGGGTTAGGGTAATAAAAAATATCTAACGAAACATCACAACTAAATATCAATAAAAAAATAGAAACCGGCGAAATGATATTATTTTGCACATCTAAGTGCATTTCTTTATTTTGACGCATAAGCTCAAAAATAAAATCTAGCATTTTAGCTAATAAAATCGTAATCAAACGCCTTAATGCTAATAGCAATACCAAAATCATTAATGAAAGCACAATTTTACTGATTTGTAAGCTATGACTTGTAAAAGGCAAGAGACTACTGATTTTATTCAGCACAAAATCCATATTCACTTCCATAATCAAGTTTTTAGGCAACACTTCTTTAGGATGGTTTTTGATATAGCGTAAGACTTCTGTATAAGTGGCTAGTCTTAGTTGATACTTGCTAAACAGCTCTTCTAATTCATGTGTTTTAACACCATCTAGATTCTTAGGCAAGGCATAGAGCTTGAATTGTCCTAAACGCAAAATAAAAGCATTGCTAATACTCTCAACATCTTTTTCTTCACTAAAAACATCAATACTGCTTCTAATTTTTTCTATAAATTGATATAAAATTTCATCAACCAATAACGAATCTAAAGCTAATCTATCCTTAATGAAAGTGTAAAAATCATCGCCCTTAATGCTTTGGGCTAAACGCTTTTTGATTTTCTCTTGCTCTTTTAAATTACGCTTTATGTCAATGCCAATCTTATCCTTTTCATTCAATACTTTAGAAGTCAAGCTCTTAATCAAATCATTTTTCTGGTCATTGTATAGAGAGATTTCAGCACCCTTTTCGGGGTCTTTCTTATAAGTTTCAATCACTTGATTAAGCTGGTTGATTTGATTAAAAATCAAAAACAAATCAATCGTATCCACTTCATGGTCTTTTTCTTGTTTTTGAATCGCCCCCAAAGGATTAAGAAAGAGCAATAATACCAATACCCACCATAATAATGAACGCATGCAAAACCCCATTTAATATCAAACAAAATTTCTTTGTAATACATAGTGATTATACCAAGAATTAGGGGTGTTGCAATAGATACAATCTCACATCAAAAACAAAGGAAAAAAGCTTTAGGAAAAATAAAATAGGACAAAGAAGGAAGAGAAATAGGGCTATACTACAACAAACTCAAACCCTTAGCAACAAGAATCTCAAAACAAAACATCAGAACCTAAAAACTTAAAAGAACAATCAAAAAGAAAAAGCTCCAAAAAACTCAAAGAAACCGAGCAAAACCCACTTTCCCAAAGCAATATAGACAAAAGAAACTAAATCAATTTTCAAGAGACCAAAGAGAGATTTAGCGTCTTGAAGAAGCCTCTCCATTTTTCTTACAATTTTTATCAAGACCAAAATCGCACGCACGCTGGAGATACTCACTAGCCTTTTGTTTATCCTTTTCTACACCTAACCCATACTGATAAGACCTTGCCAAACCTTCGTAAGCTTGAGAAGAACCTACATCAGCCGCCATTTTATAGTAGATAATTGCCTTATCCTTGTCTTGTTCAATGCCAAGTTGCTCATTCCCACTATAATAAATATCTCCTAAGAGAATATAGGCTTCTGCACTACCCTTAGCCATCGCTCGTCTAAAATACTCTGTAGCTTTCATATAGTTACTTGGGACACCCCTACCTTCCATATACATGATGCCCAAATTCATATAGGCGTTAGTATAGCCCTTATCTGCAGCCAATTGAAAATATTCAACTGCTTTCTTTTCATCCTTAGCAACACCCCTACCCTCTTTATACATCACGCCCAAATTATTATACCCTCTAGGGACATCTCTATCCACAGCTTTCTGAAAATACTCCACAGCTTTCTTGTCGTTCTTAGCAACACCCCTACCATTTTTATACATAATTCCTAAAAGAACATAAGCAAGCGACTCGCCATTTTTAATAGCATCTTTATAAAAAGAGACCGCTCTCTCATATTCTTTGTTGTTGTAGGCTTCCTCCCCCTTATAAATGTAAGTCCCTTGCTCTCCAAGATGCTTTGCACCAAGAGTGCCAAACAAACACAAACCTACTAAACCAATCTTCAAAGCTAGTTTGCTCGTATATCCCATCACTACTCCTCTATAATTAAATCTCAATATCAATAACCATCTCTAATTTCAAAAAAAAAGAAAGTTGCATGCCCTCTAGGACT is a window encoding:
- the cfaS gene encoding cyclopropane fatty acid synthase, coding for MISKFLLKSMFKQWKNGDYQVIFWDNSVYRNGEHSPKFTLKINRPLKFSDIKKDMSLTIAEAYMDGVIDIEGSMDEVMYSLYLQTNYEYLHKHDRAKPIQKPLKESSNISKHYDLGNDFYSIWLDETLSYSCAYFKKDDDTLHAAQLQKLDHTLKKLHLKPGEKLLDIGCGWGYLSIKAAQEYGAEVLGITISNEQYKQANKRVQELGLEDKVTIKLMNYQDLDGRIYRFDKVVSVGMFEHVGKDNLPFYFKKVKEVLKTGGMFLLHSILCCFEGKTNAWVDKYIFPGGYLPSLREVMSVMSECDFHLLMAESLRIHYAKTLDIWQENFIHHLDKVKKLGYDERFIRMWDLYLRTCASAFRVGSVDLFQLLLTNSVDNTLPLTKEYIYQ
- a CDS encoding mechanosensitive ion channel family protein, with the translated sequence MRSLLWWVLVLLLFLNPLGAIQKQEKDHEVDTIDLFLIFNQINQLNQVIETYKKDPEKGAEISLYNDQKNDLIKSLTSKVLNEKDKIGIDIKRNLKEQEKIKKRLAQSIKGDDFYTFIKDRLALDSLLVDEILYQFIEKIRSSIDVFSEEKDVESISNAFILRLGQFKLYALPKNLDGVKTHELEELFSKYQLRLATYTEVLRYIKNHPKEVLPKNLIMEVNMDFVLNKISSLLPFTSHSLQISKIVLSLMILVLLLALRRLITILLAKMLDFIFELMRQNKEMHLDVQNNIISPVSIFLLIFSCDVSLDIFYYPNPSPHKISMWVGVVYISLLAWLVIALFKGYGTALVTNIATKSTHNFRKEVINLILKIVYFLIFIAALLAILKQLGFNISAIIASLGIGGLAVALAVKDVLANFFASVILLLDNSFSQGDWIVCGEVEGTVVEMGLRRTTIRAFDNALLFVPNSELAGKSIRNWSRRKVGRRIKMQIGLAYNSSQSALQLCVKDIREMLENHPKIANAKDSNLQNVSDYRYMFKKDIVSINDFLGYKSTLFVFLDQFADSSINILVYCFSKTVVWGEWLEVKEDVMLKIMEIVEKHHLSFAFPSQSLYVESLPEMTLKKGV
- a CDS encoding tetratricopeptide repeat protein, whose product is MGYTSKLALKIGLVGLCLFGTLGAKHLGEQGTYIYKGEEAYNNKEYERAVSFYKDAIKNGESLAYVLLGIMYKNGRGVAKNDKKAVEYFQKAVDRDVPRGYNNLGVMYKEGRGVAKDEKKAVEYFQLAADKGYTNAYMNLGIMYMEGRGVPSNYMKATEYFRRAMAKGSAEAYILLGDIYYSGNEQLGIEQDKDKAIIYYKMAADVGSSQAYEGLARSYQYGLGVEKDKQKASEYLQRACDFGLDKNCKKNGEASSRR